A region from the Dermacentor andersoni chromosome 11, qqDerAnde1_hic_scaffold, whole genome shotgun sequence genome encodes:
- the LOC126517466 gene encoding pre-piRNA 3'-exonuclease trimmer-like, which yields MTEVTSCNFERLAPEIEAAIENAAFVAIDTEFTGLVQGPDAMPSLFDSIEERYAKLRQTVASFYVCQLGLCTFTSVPEENLYRANAFNIYLCPRSFGNVDPQFCVQASSVEFLCQNGFDFNKCFYKGVPYADRACQRAADLYIMNERYFEKPGLAQIYDCVRHWLNNNDRTKSDGDDSLTVTPPEGLSVALVMADLKTRFPGIDVRICRGGLKLTLSEGCEPQRVAAEGRAPTETELRCAMLGFSRCFEVLAASGKPVVGHNMLLDLLLLYHQFCEPLPKSYARLKAGLSSVFPAVYDTKHMSLQLRQQGVPWLKELMSGADLFSLHKALSNAVVPYAPRIEGAPKDLRAHEAGCDAYAAGFVFLKLAHIVAQRFPTPPRALSWKNHRDAVRPYANRVNLIRAQYHHLSLGTADRTAETRPPWLCIRSSDQAQAKVRAVLARCGVVDMRRLSNSCLLVAVGNFGCARDIVEAFQDDPAVRVVKYNSYKHGGIMRAWLWMATIGTLALTAGCALQLASGKVPAL from the exons ATGACGGAGGTGACTTCATGCAACTTCGAGCGTCTCGCTCCTGAAATCGAGGCCGCCATCGAAAATGCCGCATTTGTGGCCATAGACACGGAATTTACCGGTCTCGTTCAGGGACCGGACGCAATGCCTAGTCTGTTTGACAGCATCGAGGAGCGTTACGCCAAGCTGCGCCAGACCGTCGCTTCTTTCTACGTGTGTCAGCTGGGGCTTTGCACGTTCACCTCTGTGCCGGAGGAAAATCTTTATAGGGCGAACGCCTTCAACATCTACCTCTGCCCGCGCTCCTTCGGCAACGTGGACCCTCAGTTCTGCGTTCAAGCGTCTTCGGTGGAGTTTCTTTGTCAGAATGGCTTCGACTTCAACAAATGCTTCTACAAAGGCGTCCCTTACGCGGACAGGGCATGCCAGAGAGCTGCCGACCTGTACATTATGAACGAGCGGTACTTTGAGAAGCCAGGCCTGGCCCAAATTTACGACTGCGTGCGCCACTGGTTGAACAACAACGACCGAACAAAATCGGACGGTGATGATTCGTTGACCGTGACGCCGCCCGAAGGCCTGAGTGTCGCGCTTGTCATGGCTGATCTGAAGACGCGTTTCCCCGGCATCGACGTTCGCATCTGTCGCGGTGGACTGAAGCTGACGCTGTCCGAGGGCTGCGAACCGCAACGCGTCGCCGCCGAAGGCCGGGCCCCCACGGAGACGGAGCTGCGCTGCGCCATGCTGGGTTTTAGCCGCTGTTTCGAGGTGCTGGCGGCGAGCGGCAAGCCCGTGGTGGGCCACAACATGCTACTCGACCTGCTGCTACTGTACCACCAGTTCTGCGAGCCCCTTCCGAAGTCGTACGCCAGACTCAAAGCGGGACTGAGCTCCGTGTTCCCAGCGGTGTACGATACGAAGCACATGTCGCTGCAGCTTCGGCAACAG GGTGTTCCATGGCTGAAGGAGTTGATGTCAGGTGCAGACCTGTTCTCCCTACACAAGGCTCTGAGCAATGCGGTGGTACCGTATGCACCACGCATCGAAGGAGCACCCAAAGACCTACGGGCTCACGAGGCTGGCTGTGATGCCTATGCGGCAGGCTTCGTCTTTCTGAAACTGGCCCACATAGTTGCTCAACGG TTTCCAACGCCACCCCGTGCTCTGTCCTGGAAGAACCATCGAGATGCTGTGCGGCCCTATGCGAATCGAGTGAACTTGATCCGTGCCCAGTACCATCATCTCAGCCTGGGCACTGCCGACCGGACTGCAGAGACGAGGCCCCCGTGGCTTTGCATCCGCTCATCGGACCAAGCGCAGGCAAAGGTGCGGGCTGTGCTGGCGCGCTGCGGCGTTGTCGACATGCGCCGCCTTTCGAACAGCTGCCTCCTAGTCGCCGTGGGCAACTTTGGGTGTGCGAGAGACATTGTGGAGGCCTTCCAAGATGACCCTGCGGTCAGAGTGGTCAAGTACAACTCGTATAAGCATGGCGGCATCATGCGGGCCTGGCTGTGGATGGCAACTATCGGCACGCTTGCGCTGACGGCGGGTTGCGCACTCCAGCTGGCATCTGGAAAGGTGCCCGCCCTGTGA